The DNA segment GATTCTTTTGATTTGTACGAGACTGCTTGTGGTATTTTCACCGTCTACCAGATCACAGGTGGCGTTGAATTGTTTGAAACCGAGATCCTGCCAGTTCAAAAGAAATGTAGAACCGTTCCCGGGACTTACGGATTGAACCGAATCGGGAAGTGTGATTTCCGGAATTACGGGAATTGTTTCTGGTTCCGCGGTGCGATCCAGGGAACCTGCTTGGCTGAGTGCGCCCAATGTTAGAAAGGATTTGATAGCATCATCCTTTTGAGATCCGCAATTTGCGGTTCCGAGTATGCTGATTGAAACTGCTATTTGGAAGAGTATCTTTTTCATTCATTGTATCCTTTTAAAAATTACGTAACTACAAAATCTCTTTACGTTCTTGATTGATCTGATTAACAAATCAAAATCCCTCTTTTTTGAAAGAGGAAGTATTTTGATTTCTTAAAATTGTAGTTTCGTTCTCCCTGCGCGTGGTTTTGTTTGTATTGGCAAAGTATTCGCATTCGATGATGGATGAATTGCGTTTTTTGAATCATTTTGTATAAATAATCAAGTGCGATTTTTATCGATCCCTGTAATTTTCTATTTTTGTTTTTTGTGAATCTGAATTTACCGTGGAACGCGAATTGGTTTTGTAAATTCTAATTTTATAAAATGCGAAATCTTTTTTTGAATCCAATCGATTTCTAAAAGAAAAACTGGAACCGAGTCAATCCAAAACGCAGATAAGATTTGGAGACAAAACTAAGCGAGAAATCGGCTGAGATAGAAAACAACGTCCGGTTCAAATCCCGGACGTTGTCGAAGTTTATTCGGATTCTTTTTTCTTGAGAGCTTCTACGCCTGGAAGTTTTCTTCCTTCCATAAATTCGAGGGAAGCGCCTCCGCCGGTGGAGATATGAGTGATCTTATCCGCAACTCCGGCTTTGTTGATCGCGGCGATGGAATCTCCTCCGCCTACGACCGTCTTTGCTTTGGATTTGGCGATCGCTTTTGCAAGAGCCATGGTCCCGCCTGCAAATTTATCCATTTCAAAAACTCCCATAGGGCCGTTCCAGAAAATGGTTCCCGCGTTTTTGATGATCTTTTCATAATTGGAAACGGTTTTGGAACCGATGTCCATTCCCATCCAACCTTCCAAGATTCCCATCTTGTCCACTGACTTTGTTTTTGCTTTTTCGCTAAACTGATCCGCGATGATATGATCCACCGGAAGTTGAAGATCGACTCCAGCAACCCCGGCTTTTTCGATCAATTGAAACGCTTGGACTTCGAATTCCTTTTCCACGAGAGAATTTCCAACGGGAATTGCTCTGGACTTTAAGAATGTATAAGCCATTCCACCGCCGATCAAAAGATGATTTACCTTATCAAAGAGGTTTGTAAGAACTTTGATCTTGGAGGAAACTTTGGATCCTCCGATGATCGCTACAAAAGGACGAGCTGGTTTGGAAAGGAGAGCGGAAAGTTCCACGATTTCCTTGTGCATCAAAAGTCCTGCATAAGCGGGAAGAAGATGTGCGATTCCTTCCGTAGAAGCGTGAGCGCGATGTGCCGCACCGAATGCGTCGTTTACATAGACGTCCGCGAGAGCGGCGAGTTTTTTGGAAAAACCCGGATCATTCTCCTCTTCTTCTTTGTGAAAACGAACGTTTTCGATTACCAGAATTTCGCCGTCTTTCAGTTCTTTGGAAAGTTTTAAAGGTTCGTCTCCGATCACTGTCTTTGAAAAAAGAACGTTTGCCTTTATGAGTTCTTTGAAAGC comes from the Leptospira sp. WS92.C1 genome and includes:
- the pgk gene encoding phosphoglycerate kinase, producing MDLPRLENVDLSGKRVFLRVDFNVPIENGKVTDKTRIEKTLPTIELLLKKGARVIIASHLGRPKGQINPEFSLAPVVEAFKELIKANVLFSKTVIGDEPLKLSKELKDGEILVIENVRFHKEEEENDPGFSKKLAALADVYVNDAFGAAHRAHASTEGIAHLLPAYAGLLMHKEIVELSALLSKPARPFVAIIGGSKVSSKIKVLTNLFDKVNHLLIGGGMAYTFLKSRAIPVGNSLVEKEFEVQAFQLIEKAGVAGVDLQLPVDHIIADQFSEKAKTKSVDKMGILEGWMGMDIGSKTVSNYEKIIKNAGTIFWNGPMGVFEMDKFAGGTMALAKAIAKSKAKTVVGGGDSIAAINKAGVADKITHISTGGGASLEFMEGRKLPGVEALKKKESE